In Candidatus Methanosphaera massiliense, the following are encoded in one genomic region:
- a CDS encoding V-type ATP synthase subunit D: protein MADEKLDGINPTRSELLNLKDRAKLSSKGHSLLKEKRDALIKEFFEILDRVQGSRDEVEKKLAIAYSELNKAQIDMGDMAVKRAALSVRESIELDISSRSIMGVSVPVVKSHATHNDLISRGYGFAGTSANLDIAAKEFEESIKIIIELGEIEKTIFMLAQEVEATKRRVNALEHVIIPRINNTIKFIEMRLEEMERESFAQLKVIKKNMDTEE from the coding sequence GAAAAATTGGATGGAATTAATCCAACACGTAGTGAACTTCTTAATCTAAAAGACAGAGCTAAACTGTCTTCAAAAGGTCATAGTCTTCTTAAAGAAAAAAGAGATGCTCTTATTAAGGAGTTTTTCGAAATTCTAGATCGTGTTCAAGGTTCTAGAGATGAAGTTGAAAAAAAATTAGCAATAGCTTACTCAGAACTAAACAAAGCTCAAATAGACATGGGAGATATGGCAGTTAAACGAGCAGCTTTATCTGTAAGAGAATCTATAGAACTCGATATAAGTTCTAGAAGTATTATGGGTGTTTCTGTCCCTGTTGTAAAAAGTCATGCAACACATAATGATTTAATTAGCAGAGGTTATGGTTTTGCTGGAACCTCAGCTAACTTAGATATCGCAGCTAAGGAATTTGAAGAATCCATTAAGATTATCATTGAACTTGGTGAGATTGAAAAAACAATCTTTATGTTAGCACAAGAAGTAGAAGCAACTAAAAGAAGAGTAAATGCTTTAGAGCATGTAATTATTCCTCGTATTAATAACACAATCAAATTTATTGAAATGAGATTAGAGGAAATGGAAAGGGAAAGCTTCGCTCAACTTAAAGTTATTAAGAAAAATATGGATACAGAGGAATAA